In the genome of Fulvivirga maritima, one region contains:
- a CDS encoding YfcC family protein, with protein MKGKFQFPTPYTVLIIVIVLCAGATWLLPSGSYDKLTYSSESDEFVIHSQNTTQAVPANQNVLISLGIPIQIEKFRNGSIKKPVSIPNSYKEVESTPQGFKEVLFAPIRGIYEVVDIMLFVLVLGGFIGVFNQSGAFDKGIALLAQRLKGREGILIIVVTSLVAVGGTTFGMAEETFAFYPFLIPVFIAAGYDLLVPVAVIFIGSSIGNMGAVINPFSTIIASDAAGVSWTVGFFSRLAMLLIGTAICVAYVWRYANKVKRNPAASLVAVQTAPVETNSVSGNEETTVEGLKPSTKFLFVLFALSFAVMIYGVARLGWWFEEMTALFLVASILIGLIQRINERAFVDVFITGAKELLGVSFIVGIARGVTFILNDGHISDTILFYATKVVDGMPAMVFMPALMAVFFVLTLFISSTSGLAVVSMPILSALGPVVGVPQEEIVNAYLFGCGLMTFITPTGLALPSLAMVNVNYNTWLKFIWPLLVILAVVGIIILWLGVIF; from the coding sequence ATGAAGGGAAAATTTCAATTTCCTACGCCATATACTGTACTCATCATAGTGATAGTACTTTGTGCAGGAGCTACCTGGCTCTTGCCTTCCGGCAGTTACGATAAACTCACCTACAGTAGCGAAAGTGATGAGTTTGTTATTCATTCGCAAAACACTACCCAAGCTGTACCGGCTAATCAAAATGTACTTATTTCATTAGGTATACCTATTCAAATAGAGAAATTTAGAAATGGTAGTATTAAGAAGCCAGTATCCATTCCTAATAGCTATAAAGAAGTAGAAAGCACGCCGCAAGGATTTAAAGAGGTGTTGTTCGCTCCTATTAGAGGTATTTACGAAGTGGTGGATATCATGCTCTTCGTATTAGTGCTTGGAGGCTTTATTGGTGTTTTTAATCAATCCGGAGCTTTTGATAAGGGAATTGCCTTACTAGCACAGCGCCTGAAAGGGAGAGAAGGTATTCTTATTATTGTAGTCACTTCTTTGGTGGCAGTAGGAGGTACTACTTTTGGTATGGCAGAGGAAACATTCGCTTTTTATCCATTTTTGATTCCTGTGTTCATTGCTGCGGGCTATGATTTATTAGTGCCGGTGGCAGTTATCTTTATAGGCTCTTCCATAGGCAATATGGGCGCTGTTATCAATCCTTTTTCTACTATAATTGCTTCAGATGCAGCCGGCGTTAGCTGGACTGTCGGTTTCTTTAGTCGGCTGGCCATGCTTTTAATCGGGACGGCCATTTGCGTGGCCTATGTATGGAGGTATGCTAATAAAGTGAAGCGGAATCCTGCAGCTTCTTTAGTGGCTGTTCAAACTGCTCCGGTAGAGACTAACTCAGTTAGTGGTAATGAAGAAACCACTGTAGAGGGATTAAAGCCTTCTACTAAATTCCTCTTTGTATTGTTTGCCTTAAGCTTTGCAGTCATGATATACGGTGTTGCTCGCTTAGGCTGGTGGTTTGAGGAGATGACCGCTCTATTTTTGGTGGCCTCTATATTAATTGGGTTGATCCAAAGAATTAATGAAAGAGCCTTTGTAGACGTATTTATTACCGGAGCGAAAGAATTGTTAGGAGTATCTTTTATAGTGGGGATCGCTCGCGGCGTAACATTCATTTTAAACGATGGGCATATAAGTGATACCATCCTTTTCTATGCTACTAAGGTGGTGGATGGTATGCCGGCCATGGTGTTTATGCCTGCACTTATGGCTGTGTTTTTTGTGCTTACTTTGTTTATCAGCTCTACCTCAGGATTAGCTGTGGTAAGCATGCCAATATTAAGTGCTTTGGGGCCAGTTGTAGGTGTGCCTCAGGAAGAAATAGTTAATGCATACCTTTTTGGTTGTGGATTGATGACTTTTATTACTCCTACGGGTTTGGCGTTGCCGTCATTAGCTATGGTAAATGTTAACTACAATACTTGGCTTAAATTTATATGGCCTCTTTTAGTAATATTAGCGGTAGTAGGCATCATTATATTATGGCTGGGGGTTATATTCTAA
- a CDS encoding DUF6728 family protein, translating to MSEDNNNKRNTLKEYFQVGEVFGYFFRGKDKSRPANFSLKMMHGVNKISIIIFLIALIILITRHIF from the coding sequence ATGTCAGAAGACAATAACAATAAGCGAAATACATTGAAAGAATACTTTCAGGTAGGTGAGGTTTTTGGTTATTTTTTTAGAGGTAAAGATAAATCCAGACCTGCTAATTTTAGTTTGAAGATGATGCATGGAGTGAATAAAATATCCATTATCATTTTCTTAATTGCTCTAATCATATTAATCACAAGGCATATTTTTTAA
- a CDS encoding substrate-binding domain-containing protein, translating to MTHLYKFLLALLVMITGFSVDGVSQKIGLLMDSYVIDRWYIDQQLFEKKIEALGGTCVVEVPYGDPDQQVKLGKKLIDEDVDVLVIIPTDAKKAIEIVGYAKNAGIPVISYDRLILNSNIDYYISYNNIKVGKMQAQYALKHTKGKNYLLINGPVSDNNAVQFRKGQLSVLQPYVDKGEISIMDDIILQNWSELEALIKMDELFATMSEKPNAIIAANDAIARGVMQAMPDAKTDKLVITGQDAELEGIKAIISETQSMTIYKPIQALAEKAAELAMHLAEDKSYKAKNVETYTYESISVNAILLDPVLVDKSNYKETVVKDGHISLSEVMERK from the coding sequence ATGACACATCTATACAAATTTCTTCTGGCATTATTAGTTATGATCACCGGGTTTTCTGTTGATGGTGTATCTCAAAAAATTGGCTTACTGATGGACAGTTATGTGATAGATCGATGGTATATAGACCAGCAGCTATTTGAAAAGAAGATTGAAGCACTGGGCGGAACGTGCGTGGTAGAAGTGCCATATGGAGACCCTGATCAGCAAGTGAAATTAGGTAAAAAACTCATTGATGAAGATGTTGATGTACTGGTAATAATACCTACTGATGCAAAAAAGGCTATTGAGATAGTCGGCTATGCTAAAAATGCTGGAATTCCTGTAATCTCTTATGATCGATTAATATTAAACTCTAACATAGACTATTATATTTCCTACAATAACATTAAGGTAGGCAAAATGCAGGCTCAGTATGCCTTAAAACACACCAAAGGCAAAAATTATTTATTGATTAATGGCCCTGTTTCTGATAACAATGCCGTGCAATTTAGAAAAGGGCAGCTATCAGTTTTACAACCTTATGTAGACAAAGGAGAGATTAGCATTATGGATGATATCATCTTACAAAACTGGAGTGAGCTGGAAGCTCTCATAAAAATGGATGAGCTATTCGCCACCATGTCAGAAAAACCCAATGCCATTATAGCTGCTAATGATGCCATAGCCCGCGGGGTAATGCAAGCCATGCCTGATGCCAAGACTGACAAGTTAGTGATTACAGGACAGGATGCGGAGCTTGAAGGCATAAAGGCGATTATAAGTGAGACTCAAAGCATGACTATTTATAAGCCTATTCAAGCATTAGCAGAGAAAGCCGCTGAGCTGGCCATGCATTTAGCTGAAGACAAAAGCTATAAAGCCAAAAATGTAGAAACCTACACCTACGAAAGCATTTCGGTAAATGCCATATTACTAGATCCTGTACTGGTAGATAAAAGTAATTATAAAGAAACAGTGGTGAAGGATGGTCATATTTCTCTATCTGAAGTAATGGAAAGAAAATAA
- a CDS encoding aspartate carbamoyltransferase catalytic subunit, translated as MSQLSQKHLLGIKNITEKDIELIYETAKTFKDVINRPIKKVPSLRDITIANVFFENSTRTRLSFELAEKRLSADVVNFSSSNSSVKKGETLLDTVNNILAMKVDMVVMRHSSPGAPHFLSKHIDANIVNAGDGTHEHPTQALLDTFSILEKHGTLQGVKVAIIGDILHSRVAISNIFALKKMGAEVMVCGPNTLLPKYISSLGVKVELDVMKALQWCDVANVLRIQLERQQIKYFPSLREYSLYYGINRRMLDQLDKKITIMHPGPINRGVELNSDVADSEHAIILDQVENGVAVRMAVLYLLAGVHN; from the coding sequence ATGTCACAATTAAGTCAAAAACACCTGCTTGGCATAAAAAATATTACAGAGAAAGACATTGAACTTATTTATGAAACTGCTAAGACCTTTAAGGATGTTATTAATCGTCCTATAAAAAAGGTTCCTTCCCTGAGAGACATCACTATTGCTAATGTGTTTTTTGAAAACTCTACCAGAACAAGGCTTTCCTTTGAGCTGGCAGAGAAAAGGCTCTCTGCCGATGTGGTGAACTTTTCATCGTCTAACAGTTCTGTGAAAAAGGGAGAGACTTTGCTGGATACGGTGAATAACATTCTGGCAATGAAAGTGGATATGGTGGTAATGAGGCATAGTAGCCCCGGAGCCCCCCATTTCTTGTCTAAGCATATAGATGCAAACATTGTTAACGCCGGTGATGGTACTCATGAGCACCCAACTCAGGCTTTGCTCGATACCTTCTCTATTCTTGAAAAACATGGTACATTGCAAGGGGTGAAAGTGGCTATCATTGGTGATATACTTCATTCCAGAGTGGCTATATCTAATATTTTTGCTCTGAAGAAAATGGGAGCCGAAGTAATGGTGTGTGGTCCTAATACGCTTTTACCAAAATACATCAGCTCCCTTGGCGTGAAAGTAGAACTGGATGTGATGAAAGCTCTGCAGTGGTGTGATGTGGCCAACGTGTTGCGTATTCAGCTGGAAAGACAACAAATTAAGTATTTCCCTTCTTTGAGAGAATATTCCTTGTATTATGGTATTAACAGAAGGATGCTCGATCAATTGGATAAGAAAATAACCATTATGCACCCAGGACCTATTAATAGGGGCGTAGAGCTTAATAGCGATGTAGCTGACTCTGAACATGCCATTATATTAGACCAGGTAGAAAATGGAGTAGCAGTGAGAATGGCCGTCTTATACCTTTTGGCAGGAGTACATAATTAA
- a CDS encoding MmcQ/YjbR family DNA-binding protein, with amino-acid sequence MNIEWFREYCLSKKGVTEEFPFGEETLVFKVMGKVFALTDVDLFTGINLKCDPERAVLLREEYESIKPGFHMSKKHWNTVEMDGTVPDSLTKELIDHSYDLVVNGLTKKAKEDLGKIA; translated from the coding sequence ATGAATATCGAGTGGTTTCGAGAATATTGCCTTTCTAAGAAGGGAGTAACTGAGGAATTTCCTTTTGGAGAAGAAACGCTTGTATTTAAAGTAATGGGTAAAGTATTTGCACTTACAGATGTTGATCTGTTTACAGGCATTAACTTAAAGTGTGATCCTGAAAGGGCGGTTTTGCTTCGAGAGGAGTATGAATCCATTAAGCCAGGGTTCCACATGAGTAAGAAGCATTGGAACACTGTGGAAATGGATGGGACCGTGCCAGATAGCCTTACTAAAGAGTTAATTGACCATTCCTATGACCTTGTAGTCAACGGATTAACCAAAAAAGCCAAAGAAGATCTGGGCAAAATAGCTTAA
- a CDS encoding GMP reductase, which produces MRIEWDVKLGFKDVMIRPKRSTLKSRSEVSLLRKYKFLHGAGEWEGVPIIAANMDTVGTFEMATALAEHDLVTAIHKHYTPEEWKAFLSQQNDSKIYDRIAISTGTGAEDSQKLKNIISSFPELRFICIDVANGYSEHFVDFVKQVRDQFPDKIIMAGNVVTGEMVEELLLSGADIVKVGIGPGSVCTTRIKTGVGYPQLSAIIECADAAHGLGGQVISDGGCKAPGDVAKAFGAGADFVMLGGMLAGHEESGGELIEQNGEKYKLFYGMSSETAMTKHVGGVAEYRASEGKTVQMPYKGAVKDTVTDILGGIRSTCTYVGAKQLKELTKRTTFIRVEEQHNDWLEG; this is translated from the coding sequence ATGCGAATAGAATGGGATGTGAAATTAGGTTTCAAAGATGTAATGATCAGACCTAAAAGATCCACTTTGAAATCCAGATCTGAAGTATCACTTTTAAGAAAATATAAATTTTTACATGGAGCTGGAGAATGGGAAGGGGTTCCTATTATAGCTGCCAACATGGACACGGTAGGCACGTTTGAAATGGCCACTGCACTAGCTGAACATGACTTGGTTACAGCCATACACAAGCACTACACCCCTGAGGAATGGAAGGCATTTTTATCTCAGCAAAATGATTCTAAAATATACGATAGAATAGCCATAAGTACGGGCACAGGAGCAGAAGATTCTCAAAAGCTAAAAAACATCATTTCGTCCTTTCCTGAGCTAAGGTTTATATGCATAGACGTGGCCAATGGCTACTCAGAGCACTTTGTAGACTTCGTAAAACAAGTACGAGATCAATTTCCTGATAAGATTATTATGGCCGGCAATGTGGTAACCGGAGAAATGGTAGAAGAGCTATTGCTTTCAGGTGCTGATATTGTAAAAGTAGGTATTGGGCCAGGCTCTGTTTGCACCACAAGAATAAAAACTGGCGTGGGTTACCCTCAGCTTTCGGCCATTATTGAGTGCGCAGATGCTGCTCACGGCTTAGGTGGTCAGGTAATTTCTGACGGAGGCTGCAAAGCTCCTGGCGATGTAGCTAAAGCCTTTGGCGCAGGTGCTGACTTTGTTATGCTCGGAGGCATGCTGGCAGGACATGAAGAAAGCGGCGGCGAGCTGATAGAGCAAAATGGAGAAAAGTACAAACTATTCTACGGCATGAGTTCTGAAACTGCCATGACCAAGCACGTAGGTGGTGTGGCGGAATACCGTGCTTCTGAAGGAAAAACAGTGCAAATGCCTTATAAAGGTGCGGTAAAAGATACGGTAACTGATATATTAGGTGGTATACGTTCTACTTGTACTTATGTAGGAGCCAAGCAACTAAAAGAGCTCACCAAAAGAACAACTTTCATAAGAGTAGAAGAGCAACACAATGATTGGTTGGAGGGTTAG
- the wrbA gene encoding NAD(P)H:quinone oxidoreductase produces MSKLKTAVVYYSSTGCNYKLANIAKAGAEKAGAEAKIFKVPELAPDSVISQNPAWEKHVEETKDVPEVTLDNLEWADVIVFSAPTRFGNVPSQLKQFLDSTGPLWQKGKLINKVVTGMTSAMNTHGGQEATLLSLYTTMYHWGAIVAAPGYTDEVLYAAGGNPYGTSVSVDMEGNMTGDEESIKKAVEHQVKRAVSIADALAK; encoded by the coding sequence ATGAGTAAATTGAAAACTGCTGTGGTTTATTACAGCTCTACAGGATGTAATTATAAATTGGCGAATATAGCTAAAGCGGGTGCTGAAAAAGCAGGTGCTGAAGCTAAGATTTTCAAAGTTCCAGAACTAGCCCCGGATAGCGTAATTAGTCAAAACCCCGCCTGGGAAAAGCATGTGGAGGAAACGAAAGATGTGCCTGAAGTTACTTTAGATAATTTAGAATGGGCAGATGTCATTGTGTTTAGTGCTCCTACTCGTTTTGGAAATGTCCCATCACAACTGAAGCAATTTTTAGATAGTACCGGCCCGCTTTGGCAAAAAGGTAAGCTTATAAATAAAGTGGTTACTGGTATGACTAGCGCTATGAATACGCATGGTGGGCAAGAGGCTACTCTATTATCTTTATATACTACCATGTATCATTGGGGGGCTATTGTAGCTGCTCCTGGATATACAGATGAAGTTTTATATGCAGCCGGTGGTAATCCTTACGGTACCAGTGTTTCAGTGGATATGGAAGGAAACATGACTGGAGATGAAGAAAGTATTAAAAAGGCTGTGGAGCATCAGGTGAAGAGAGCAGTCTCTATAGCTGATGCTTTAGCTAAATAA
- the ispG gene encoding (E)-4-hydroxy-3-methylbut-2-enyl-diphosphate synthase — protein sequence MVDSEIIKTKKYCNSLVSYSRRLSREVFIGDVPLGAHNPIRVQSMTTVDTMDTMGSVEQVLRMVEAGCEYVRITAPSIKEAQNLENIKKELRARGCNVPLVADIHFTPNAAELAARIVEKVRINPGNYADKKKFQQIEYTDDSYHAELDRIREKFTPLVNICKEYGTAMRIGTNHGSLSDRIMSRYGDTPLGMVESALEFLRICDDLNFHNIVLSMKASNTQVMVEAYRLLVNKLNEEGLQPYPLHLGVTEAGEGEDGRIKSAVGIGLLLEDGLGDTVRVSLTEEPEAEAPVAQVMVDRYEDRQPHNAIAAINENPIDPFQYARRETAEVVNIGGQNVPRVIADFSQVEVQDYKDLRSIGHFYLPEPDKWRMNDLGADYIYSGSKPIDFMLPNGLKEIIDFEAWEPLKEDQNKVPLFKVKEYLDTDLKHQELNFVQLSLADLNATVIHELQHDATVVLVIETINKHGLAEQRRAVFELINKELATPVIFKRTYGDLSEDQLQIYSATDLGGLLVDGLGDGVMLGLDKQIETLSQEEVLPQIEKLNNIAFGILQAARTRMTKTEYISCPSCGRTLFDLQETTAMIRKRTDHLKGVKIGIMGCIVNGPGEMADADYGYVGSGKGKITLYKGQEVMKRGVPSENAVDELIEIIREDGNWIEKE from the coding sequence ATGGTGGATTCAGAAATTATAAAAACTAAGAAATATTGTAACAGCCTGGTTTCTTACTCTCGCAGGCTTTCCAGAGAGGTGTTTATAGGTGATGTGCCGTTAGGAGCACATAACCCTATCCGTGTTCAGTCTATGACCACGGTAGATACTATGGACACCATGGGCAGTGTAGAGCAGGTGCTGAGAATGGTAGAAGCAGGGTGTGAATATGTGAGGATTACCGCTCCAAGTATAAAAGAAGCTCAAAATCTAGAGAATATTAAGAAAGAATTACGTGCCAGAGGCTGTAATGTGCCTTTAGTGGCTGATATTCATTTCACACCTAATGCCGCTGAACTAGCCGCTCGCATAGTAGAGAAGGTGAGGATAAACCCTGGTAACTATGCTGATAAGAAGAAATTTCAACAAATAGAATATACTGATGATTCCTATCATGCTGAGCTGGATAGGATAAGAGAGAAGTTTACTCCATTAGTAAATATCTGTAAAGAGTATGGTACCGCCATGCGAATAGGTACTAACCATGGCTCACTTTCTGATAGAATTATGAGCCGCTACGGAGATACTCCACTGGGTATGGTTGAGTCTGCATTGGAGTTTTTAAGAATCTGTGATGATCTTAATTTTCATAACATAGTTCTTTCTATGAAGGCGAGTAATACCCAGGTAATGGTAGAAGCATACCGCTTGCTGGTGAACAAGCTTAATGAAGAAGGTCTGCAACCTTACCCGCTTCACTTGGGAGTAACAGAAGCTGGTGAAGGCGAAGATGGTAGAATAAAAAGTGCAGTAGGCATAGGCCTGTTGTTAGAAGATGGCCTTGGTGATACTGTTAGGGTGTCGCTTACTGAAGAGCCTGAAGCAGAGGCACCGGTAGCTCAGGTGATGGTAGATCGGTATGAAGACCGTCAGCCACACAATGCAATAGCGGCGATTAATGAAAATCCTATTGATCCTTTTCAGTATGCCCGCAGAGAAACCGCTGAAGTAGTAAATATTGGTGGTCAGAATGTGCCACGTGTGATCGCTGACTTTAGCCAGGTGGAAGTGCAGGATTATAAAGATTTAAGAAGTATTGGGCATTTTTATCTTCCAGAACCGGATAAGTGGAGAATGAATGACTTGGGTGCTGATTATATTTATTCTGGCAGTAAGCCAATAGATTTTATGCTTCCTAATGGGCTGAAAGAAATTATTGATTTTGAAGCTTGGGAGCCACTTAAAGAAGATCAGAACAAGGTGCCTTTATTTAAGGTGAAGGAATATTTAGATACTGATCTAAAGCATCAGGAATTGAATTTCGTGCAGCTCTCGTTAGCTGATCTTAATGCTACTGTCATTCATGAGCTTCAGCATGATGCCACCGTGGTGCTGGTAATAGAAACGATTAATAAACATGGCTTAGCAGAGCAAAGAAGGGCTGTTTTTGAGCTCATCAATAAAGAGCTGGCAACGCCAGTCATTTTTAAACGCACTTATGGTGACTTATCAGAAGATCAGCTTCAGATCTATTCAGCCACAGACCTTGGCGGCTTGTTAGTAGACGGCCTTGGTGATGGGGTGATGTTGGGTCTGGATAAGCAAATTGAGACATTAAGCCAGGAGGAAGTGTTGCCGCAAATAGAGAAGTTGAATAATATCGCCTTTGGTATATTACAAGCAGCTCGTACCCGAATGACTAAGACGGAGTACATTTCTTGCCCTTCATGTGGTAGAACGCTGTTTGATCTACAAGAAACCACCGCTATGATTCGAAAGAGAACCGATCATTTGAAAGGGGTGAAAATCGGAATTATGGGATGTATTGTAAATGGTCCGGGCGAAATGGCTGATGCTGATTATGGTTATGTCGGTTCAGGAAAAGGGAAAATCACTTTATACAAAGGGCAGGAGGTAATGAAGCGAGGTGTACCTTCAGAAAATGCTGTAGATGAACTGATAGAAATTATCAGAGAAGACGGGAACTGGATTGAAAAGGAATAA
- the pyrR gene encoding bifunctional pyr operon transcriptional regulator/uracil phosphoribosyltransferase PyrR, with protein MQKKLILDTHLLHITVDRLCQQLIEAHGDFSETAILGMQPRGIHLADMIHQKLEEDLKTKIDLGYLDTTFYRDDFRRRDTPVKANATKVPFIIENRNVVLIDDVLFTGRSVRAALDAMIAFGRPKKVELLVLVNRKYSRHLPIEPDFIGKDVTTLESQRVLVELEGGKHNKIWLINKEEK; from the coding sequence ATGCAAAAGAAACTAATACTCGATACCCACCTTTTACACATTACTGTTGACAGGTTATGTCAACAGCTAATTGAAGCTCATGGAGATTTTAGCGAAACTGCAATTTTAGGGATGCAGCCCAGAGGAATACATCTGGCAGATATGATCCATCAAAAATTGGAGGAAGACCTGAAGACTAAAATTGATCTTGGATATTTGGATACTACCTTTTACAGAGATGATTTTAGAAGACGGGATACGCCAGTGAAAGCTAATGCTACTAAGGTTCCATTTATTATAGAGAACAGAAATGTAGTGCTTATAGATGATGTCCTGTTTACGGGCAGGTCTGTAAGGGCAGCACTGGATGCGATGATCGCCTTTGGTAGGCCTAAAAAGGTGGAGCTACTGGTTTTAGTAAACAGAAAATACTCCAGACACCTGCCTATAGAACCTGATTTTATAGGTAAAGATGTGACTACATTAGAGTCGCAGCGCGTATTGGTGGAGCTGGAAGGCGGAAAACATAACAAAATTTGGTTGATAAATAAGGAAGAAAAATAG